The genomic region TTTGTCTTTTATGAATATTTGATACGTAGGGATGAGCGAAACCCTTTCAAGTTCAAGAATAAATACGTTCGTTTTGTATTATATTCACTGGTGATATTGCTTATTCTCCTATTTTATGATGATAATGTGGATAGATCCTTTATATACTTTCAATTTTAATCGTATTTGATTTTGAAAAAACTTTTTATCAAATTATTTTCCTACGGTATTCTTTTTGTAATTTCTTTGGAAATACTGGTGCGTGTATTCCACTTGGCCAAGGACACGCCGGTTAGGTTTGCAGACGAACGAAAAGTTGAAAAATGGGTGCCGAACCAAAAAGGGCATTCCGTTACGGGGAACCGTAGGCAGAATTTTTCGGAATATCGTATCAATAGCTCTGGTTTCAATTCGTACCGAGAATTTTCACCTTCTAGGGAGAAGGTAGAAATAGCTCTTGTTGGCGACTCTTTCATTGAAGGTTTTCATCAAAATTATTATAATTCCATAGGTAGAAAAATAGAAAATAAGCTACCTAAGGTAGAAGTTTACGAATATGGATATGCAGGTTATGATCTGGCCGACCAACTGCACCTAATAAACGTTTACAAAGAGCAATTTGATTTGATTGATATCGTAATCTTAGGGTTAAAATTTGAAAACGACCTTACAAGACCAAAGTATGAAGTTGTACAAAGCCGACTAGCGTTAGAATCAAAAACCAATAGACTGATCAAAAAGAGCAAGCTTCTCGTTTACCTTAATAGTATTGGTGTTATATCTAATATCAGAAGTTTTGTAAACGACACCAAGTATCTGATCAGGTTTAAAAACAAAGGTAAAAATGCACGTACAAATCAAAACAAACAAAATAATGGGAAAGGCAAATACGAAGAATATTTAAAAAATTTTGAATCACTGGTAAGCACTTATGGTTTTGACAAAAAAAGATTTTATTTTCTGATAGATGAGACGATCACCCCTTCAAAATTTTTAGACTACCTCAAAATAAATAATTACAGGTTTATCAAAATCGGGGAAAGCCTGAAGCAAAGTGAAAAACCTGTAACGCTAATATACGATAGGCATTGGAACGATAGGGGGAGAGATATAGTTGCTAAAGAAATTCTTAAAAAAACAAAGCACAAAAAATTGGGTTTTCATGAAGAATAGCGGTCACACATTTTTTGGTTTGGCATGATTCGTTCCATTCGATCAAAACATTTAATACAACAACAAGCATAGTGTATGGGTTTTTTGAAAAATATTGAGCTCAATTTTACAGAGGATTTTTTTGAGAAATTGGATACTCCGTATTTCTATAACTCAGTCATCAACAAAACAACATCGAAACAAAAGTATTTGAATGTTTGCAATGACGTCATCAAAGAAAACAAGGACAATATCTATCTGGTACATTTTATACCGCCATTTTTAGAGTTGTCATTAAATACCCAACCTGCTGTATATTCTCGGTTTTCGTTCAACCACTTCGTAGGCCTTTTATGCAATTTGACCGATTGCACAAATGCAGATGATTATATGGTAAAACAATTTGGGAGTAAGGGTAGAAGAAATATTTTGGCCCGATTAAGGAGACTGGAGACTTGTTTTGATATTAAATATAAAATGTTTGACGGTAATATAGGGAAAGACGAATGCAAGGGATTGATGGAAAAATTTAGGTTAATGATAGTCAATAGATTTGCCCAAAGGGGTATAAAACATGGCAATATAGACTACTGGGATTTTTATCAAGATTCTGCATACGATATGATAATCAATAAGAAAGCAAGTCTTTTCGTAGTATATAACAGCAATGTTCCTATAGCAATAAGCATAGGATATATGTACGAAAATATTTTTGAAAGTGCTATCAGTTCGTACGAAATTGACTATGCGAAATTTGGTTTGGGAAATATTGTGGTTTTAAAAAAAATAGAGTGGTGTTTTGAAAATGGCTTTACTATTTTTAACATGAGATGGGGCGATTATAAATATAAAAGGGATTGGTGCAATACGGTATACAATTATAAAAGTGAAGTTATTTATAATGGTAAATCCTTAGTCAAAAAAATTAAGGCATTTTTTATCACAAAAAAAAGTATGGCATCTACTTATATGATAATAAATAAAGAACGTTTTAATCTACTGGCAAAAATTCGTTGGTATCTTTTATATGGCAATAGGCCAAAAGTTAAACCAACTAATGCTACATTGCCTTACAGGGTTGAGGACTGCTCTTCCAACATACAAGATAAGATCACTAAAATTAATATATATAGTCAAGAAAATAGTTTTGTTAGGAAACCGGTTTTTGATTTTCAATATGTGAATTCAGAAAAATCTTCTAACATAGAGGTTTTCAGAGTAGGGGATAAAAGGGATGAACGGGTATATTTGGTAAAAGGGCTAAAGAAACAAAAGCTTCTATTTTTTGATAGTGTTGATTAGTTCAAGTATATCTTTCCCTACCATTTTTGTGAATAGTCTAGCACCATTATCGTTTAAATGAGACGCATCATGAAATAGCTCATAATTTCCCATGAACTTGGGGTTCTTGCTATAGTCGAAAAATGGTATATCGTTATTCTTTGTTATTTCCAATATTTTGGAATAAGAAGTATTGTTACTAAAATCAACATTTATCGGCTTTGGTGAGGTAACAAAGACCAAGGCTATGTTTTTTTGTTTTGCATTTTGGATAAGTTTTTTCAACACTTTTACAAAATCAATATTTATTGTTTCTTCGGAATACTCACCACGTAAATTGATATTTTTTATATTTTCAGGTTTAGGCATAACTCCTGATAATGGCCTGTACCCGTCGTAGTCTTTTTGTGGAGCTAGATAATACCGTAAGGCATGTACGATAGTAGAATTGTTTCTATAAGAGTTGAGCAGTAGTTTGAGGCTAATAAATTTATCTTCTTTTTTGAGTATCGGATATAATTCTTCCCGATACGAACCATAGAAAGGGTGTAAATCCGATAATCTTCGATAAGCGACCGAAGATTCGTATAACCAATCCTCATCAATATTCAGAACCATTATATCTGGACGTTTGTTTTTGAGAATCATTTTCTGTAGGGCAAAATGATATATCAACTGTTGCCCTTCGGCCCCTGCATTGTATGCCTTCTTTTTTACGATGCTATCCAGAACTTTTGGCACAAAATGTCTAATAGCATGAGAGCTGCCCAACACAATTAGTTCGGCATCGCTTTTTTTGGTTACATATTGAATTCTTGCATATTTACCTGTCTTTTGAGAAAAGAATATTTCATTTGAAAAAAAACCAAAAATTAAATCTACCATGATCAAAACGATCAAAAATTTTACAATTTTCAAAAAAAACGATTTGTGTTCTTTCTTTATCATATTTAAAATTGGAAATAAATAAATTGGCTTTCATCAAATACTCCTAAATATAAAATCATAAAAATCAAGAAAGCAAAAAAGGATAATCGTACAAACTCGTATCTATTGTTGGAAAAAGAAAAAAGATGGTTAAAAAACTCCTTTTTGACCTCCATGACCATTAACATGAGAATTGCTATAAGTGAATAGATCAATGCCGCTATATCATCACCCATGCCTATGTAGAGGCTTCCAGGAGTAGATACTACCTTTTGCAATATCATGTATGCATCCTGTACTGAATTTGCCCTAAAAAACACCCATGAGATATTTATAAGAACAAAAGTCAGCATTATATTTAAAATACCGGTCCTTCTTTTTTTGAATATATATTTTTCTAAAACTATATAGCCACCATTTAAAGCCCCCCATATTATAAATGTCCAATTGGCACCATGCCAAAAACCACTTATCAAAAAAGTTATGAAAATATTGAACAACCATCTTGATTTCGTCGTGCGATTACCGCCCAATGGAATGTATAGGTAGTCTCTAAACCAAGTGGACAAGGATATGTGCCACCTAGTCCAAAACTCACTTATAGATGCCGAAAAATAAGGACGTCGAAAATTGGTCATGAGGTCAAAATCAAAAAACTTTGCTGTTCCAATGGCGATTAGGGAATAGCCTGCAAAGTCTCCGTAAATTTGAAAAGAAAATAACAAGGTGGCCATAATAAGGGTATAGCCATCATGGTTTTCCACATTATTGTAAACTGCATTTACATAGACTGCAGCCCTGTCTGCGATCACTAGTTTTAAAAAAAAACCTAGGATTAAAAATTTAAGGCCCGTTGAAAACTTTTTGACAGCAAACCGTTTTTCTTCATAAAACTGGGGAAGTAAATTACTTGCACGCTCTATGGGACCAGCCACCAATTGCGGAAAGAAACTTACAAATGCAAAAAAAGATAAAAAATCGTCGGTAGCCTTTATTTTCTTTCTATAAATATCTATGGTGTAACTCAGTGTTTGAAACGTATAGAAACTTATGCCTACCGGAAGAATAATATTGAGTTGTCTAAAGTTGGCCTTGTGACCAAAAAATGAAAATGCTTCTATAAAGTTATCAATAAAGAAATTACAGTACTTAAAAAATAATAGAGCTCCAAGATTTACTGCCAAACTTGTATAAAGCAGTCTTTTTCGTACCCTAAGGTTTTCACTGTTCCCAATTGCCTTTCCAACTAAAAAATCTATTAAAGAACTTGTTGCGATTAAAAATAAAAAACGCCAGTCCCACCAACCATAAAAAACATAACTTGAAAATAAAATGATTGCATTACGTTGACGTACCGTTTTCGCTAAATACCAGTATAGCACAAAAACTACCGGAAAAAATATTATAAAGTCAATAGAGTTGAATAACATTCAAAATCCTACTTAAAACTTTTATTATTATGAATGGGCGTTGTAAAAGAATTATTATGGGTATGTCATAATCAAGATACCTTTACTTGCCTGTAAATAGGAAAAAAATCATTTATTTCTCCTTCTGTATTATTTACTTTTGCGCCCAATAGCTTATGGTTCAATTCTTGGTACTTCTTTTTGTCTATTATTTTTCTACCGGTGTAGAACATAACATCGTTATCTTTAGGGAAAAGAGCTTTTTTGCTTTTATAAAGCCCATCATTATTTCTTACCCCACCTCCTAAAATATAGTTCTTTTTACCCATCTCAATAGCCCATTTAATGACTTCGACCCTCAGGAAATCATTTGGTCTTAGATGAAAATATTCTTCTTCGGTACCGCCCAAAAATGCGTGTATATATGAATCTTTTACAATTATC from Costertonia aggregata harbors:
- a CDS encoding SGNH/GDSL hydrolase family protein, producing MKKLFIKLFSYGILFVISLEILVRVFHLAKDTPVRFADERKVEKWVPNQKGHSVTGNRRQNFSEYRINSSGFNSYREFSPSREKVEIALVGDSFIEGFHQNYYNSIGRKIENKLPKVEVYEYGYAGYDLADQLHLINVYKEQFDLIDIVILGLKFENDLTRPKYEVVQSRLALESKTNRLIKKSKLLVYLNSIGVISNIRSFVNDTKYLIRFKNKGKNARTNQNKQNNGKGKYEEYLKNFESLVSTYGFDKKRFYFLIDETITPSKFLDYLKINNYRFIKIGESLKQSEKPVTLIYDRHWNDRGRDIVAKEILKKTKHKKLGFHEE
- a CDS encoding GNAT family N-acetyltransferase; this encodes MGFLKNIELNFTEDFFEKLDTPYFYNSVINKTTSKQKYLNVCNDVIKENKDNIYLVHFIPPFLELSLNTQPAVYSRFSFNHFVGLLCNLTDCTNADDYMVKQFGSKGRRNILARLRRLETCFDIKYKMFDGNIGKDECKGLMEKFRLMIVNRFAQRGIKHGNIDYWDFYQDSAYDMIINKKASLFVVYNSNVPIAISIGYMYENIFESAISSYEIDYAKFGLGNIVVLKKIEWCFENGFTIFNMRWGDYKYKRDWCNTVYNYKSEVIYNGKSLVKKIKAFFITKKSMASTYMIINKERFNLLAKIRWYLLYGNRPKVKPTNATLPYRVEDCSSNIQDKITKINIYSQENSFVRKPVFDFQYVNSEKSSNIEVFRVGDKRDERVYLVKGLKKQKLLFFDSVD
- a CDS encoding MBOAT family O-acyltransferase, which translates into the protein MLFNSIDFIIFFPVVFVLYWYLAKTVRQRNAIILFSSYVFYGWWDWRFLFLIATSSLIDFLVGKAIGNSENLRVRKRLLYTSLAVNLGALLFFKYCNFFIDNFIEAFSFFGHKANFRQLNIILPVGISFYTFQTLSYTIDIYRKKIKATDDFLSFFAFVSFFPQLVAGPIERASNLLPQFYEEKRFAVKKFSTGLKFLILGFFLKLVIADRAAVYVNAVYNNVENHDGYTLIMATLLFSFQIYGDFAGYSLIAIGTAKFFDFDLMTNFRRPYFSASISEFWTRWHISLSTWFRDYLYIPLGGNRTTKSRWLFNIFITFLISGFWHGANWTFIIWGALNGGYIVLEKYIFKKRRTGILNIMLTFVLINISWVFFRANSVQDAYMILQKVVSTPGSLYIGMGDDIAALIYSLIAILMLMVMEVKKEFFNHLFSFSNNRYEFVRLSFFAFLIFMILYLGVFDESQFIYFQF